The sequence below is a genomic window from Leptospira ryugenii.
CACAGAAGAACTTTTAAACAAAATGACCAAAGAGCAGATTATCTTTGGCTTATTTTATGGCATTATGTTGGTGATGATTCTCTACAATACTAGTATATATGTTTTCACTAGAGAATTGAGTTATCTTCTCTATGTTTTATTTATAACTTCCATTTCACTATTCCATCTATCAAATAATGGTTTAGCATTTCAATACCTTTGGCCAGACGCAACCTGGTGGGCAAACGCCTGTTTGCCATTTTTTATGGTGACCTCAAGTTCACTTGGCCAATTGTTTGCGATCTATTTCCTAAGCCTTCGCTCATTAGCACCTAGGTTTGCAAAGTATATGCAGTATTGGTACCAGGCTTTGGCGATCACATCTATTTTGATTCTATTTTTTCCTTATAGAATGGCTACATTAGTAGGCATTGCTCTCGCGATCATTTCAGCTTTTATCATGATCGCAAGTGGTGTCATCGCCTTTATAAGGAGAGGGCGAACTGCAAAATTCTACTTGGTAGCATGGAGTTTCTTTTTATTGGGAGTTTTACTCTATTCTCTGAAAAGTTTGGGGGTGCTTCCAGACAACCAAATCACAAGGTGGACGATACAAATTGGTACTGCCATTGAAGTCGTTTTGTTGTCTTTAGGACTTGCAGATCGAATCAATTCTCTATCCAAAAGTCTCCGTGATAATCTACGTGAACTTTCCAGTGTAAAAGCAAAGATTGAAGAATCCGAAAAAAGGTTCAAAGAAATTTTCCAAGGTTCTGAAGAAGTGATGCTACTCTTGGATGAAAATACAAGGGTGATCAACGCTAACAGAGCCTTAACAAAACAATTGGGTTTTCGTGTGAGTGATTTGATGGGAAAACCTTTGGAAGAATTTTTATACCCTGTTAAGGGAAAAAAAGCAGGCTTCAATTCTTTGTATCTGAACGAAAAGTTTCAAGAACTTAAGATCACCGGAAATGTTGGACGATTTGTTTTGGATTTCTCTCAAAAATATGTAAAAGAGCCAAAGGATATGTATGTGCGTATGCAGTACATAGAGTTCGGGGACCTACGAGAAATCTTTGTGACCATGGCATCACAATTAGAAGATAGTATCATCAATTACATTGATGAAGAGAGAATTGAATTCACAATTTCCAATTACCTACGAAATGCCGAGCTTGTTTCACAAAAAGTAACGAGCAATCTGGGAAAACACCTTTCTTCGA
It includes:
- a CDS encoding 7TM diverse intracellular signaling domain-containing protein, which produces MKTKLSRLFPVLLLLVASTVYAEVPFSIKNEIEGKALVKYLSILEDTNASFVPAEVLAGKYDSNFKKLEKENLGFSSSQFWFRLPVENLENQNVSWLLEFDFPLLDEVQIFSKSLPQGYLETSGDRISFANRKLHYRNVIFPLTEKAQSGNVYYFRIKSESTIPVSVKAWSTEELLNKMTKEQIIFGLFYGIMLVMILYNTSIYVFTRELSYLLYVLFITSISLFHLSNNGLAFQYLWPDATWWANACLPFFMVTSSSLGQLFAIYFLSLRSLAPRFAKYMQYWYQALAITSILILFFPYRMATLVGIALAIISAFIMIASGVIAFIRRGRTAKFYLVAWSFFLLGVLLYSLKSLGVLPDNQITRWTIQIGTAIEVVLLSLGLADRINSLSKSLRDNLRELSSVKAKIEESEKRFKEIFQGSEEVMLLLDENTRVINANRALTKQLGFRVSDLMGKPLEEFLYPVKGKKAGFNSLYLNEKFQELKITGNVGRFVLDFSQKYVKEPKDMYVRMQYIEFGDLREIFVTMASQLEDSIINYIDEERIEFTISNYLRNAELVSQKVTSNLGKHLSSIAQTEIRTSVREIIINAIEHGNLNIGFDEKSQALVEGNYLEFLQKRQEDPRYSRKVIKIEYVLTEEYVAYRITDEGKGFDHKQILSRSLESLNEAHEQHGRGIHMTKSVFDRVEYNDSGNQVRLIKYFRH